A window of Mucilaginibacter robiniae genomic DNA:
AAAGGCCTGATGAAGGATTTGAGAATTAAAAGATGGATCTTTTTCACACGACAAATTTAAGCAATTTGCCAGCTTCAAGCATTAAAGCGGCACATGCCATTTATACATAGGCTTAACGATGAAGAAAGCTTGATTATTGCAGGCAGGAAAAGGCTTAAGCCCCCAGTACGCTAATCAGGTAATCAATTTGGTTGTTCCAGATGAGTTTACGCTCGGCAATGGTATCTTCGGTGGCAAAATCGGTAACGCCTAAAGCTACATCATTGGTGAGTTCATCTTGCATAATTTCCATCTCGAAATAACATTGCGGGTCATCATCCAGCCAATGGAAGCGCACCACTTTGTTTTCTTTGGCGCTCAGCAGCTTGGCTTGTTGCTCCTCATCATCCCAAACAAAGGTATAAACCTGATCTTTCACGCTAACCCGGTCGGCAAACCATTGTGTTAACCCGTTCGCTTCACTTAAAAAACCATACAAAATGCGGGGTGATGATTTGATTTCGTATTCCAAGTGGAATTTTTTCTTTTCTGACATATAAGGGGTTACAATTGATATCTAAGGTCCAGAACACAAATGTTAACATTTTTTATAAAAA
This region includes:
- a CDS encoding START-like domain-containing protein is translated as MSEKKKFHLEYEIKSSPRILYGFLSEANGLTQWFADRVSVKDQVYTFVWDDEEQQAKLLSAKENKVVRFHWLDDDPQCYFEMEIMQDELTNDVALGVTDFATEDTIAERKLIWNNQIDYLISVLGA